One genomic window of Psychrobacillus sp. INOP01 includes the following:
- a CDS encoding alpha-glucosidase, protein MGQQLDPWWKKSVVYQIYPRSFMDSNGDGIGDIQGIISKLNYLQKLGVDVIWLSPVYDSPNDDNGYDIRNYRTIMQEFGTMEDMEQLIEEAKKRGIRILMDLVVNHSSDEHGWFVESRASKDSKYRDYYIWREGKDGHPPNNWGSVFSGSAWEKDELTDSYYLHLFSKKQPDLNWEHQPLREEVYQLMEYWLKKGIGGFRMDVINFISKDEQLPDGIVHPNKLYGDGSPYFINGPKIHPYLQEMNEKVLSKYDVVTVGEMPGATTDDARIYTNPNNKEVNMVFTFEHMDLDSGAYEKWNVQPLKLIDLKRNFEKWQHALHKVGWNSLYWNNHDQPRVVSRFGDDGEYRELSAKMLAICLHLLQGTPYIYQGEELGMTNVEFQVLEDYRDIETLNMYQEKIEQGISHEDIMSGIYAKGRDNARTPMQWTSEGGFTTGTPWIRMNPNTDEINVEQAINDLSSIFYTYQKLIQLRKQHDIIIHGSFQLLLADHPNLFVYKRQLPDEEWLVVTNFSNQSEQLEWKACDVPSESGKLIISNYDTVQKNEKIVEIRPYEAFVVAFKKGIEN, encoded by the coding sequence ATGGGGCAACAATTGGATCCTTGGTGGAAAAAAAGTGTCGTGTATCAAATTTATCCGAGAAGCTTTATGGATTCAAATGGTGATGGTATTGGTGATATTCAAGGTATTATTTCCAAGTTGAACTACCTTCAAAAGTTAGGGGTAGATGTTATTTGGTTGAGTCCAGTTTATGATTCTCCGAATGATGATAACGGCTATGATATTCGAAACTACCGAACAATTATGCAGGAATTTGGAACAATGGAAGATATGGAACAGTTGATAGAGGAAGCCAAAAAACGTGGAATACGAATTTTAATGGATTTAGTGGTCAATCATAGTTCGGATGAGCACGGGTGGTTTGTAGAGTCGAGAGCTTCCAAAGATTCTAAGTATCGAGATTACTATATTTGGAGAGAGGGGAAGGATGGTCACCCACCTAATAACTGGGGCTCCGTTTTCTCGGGCTCCGCTTGGGAAAAAGACGAGCTTACTGATTCGTATTATTTACATTTATTTTCTAAAAAGCAGCCAGACCTAAATTGGGAGCATCAGCCTCTACGGGAGGAAGTGTACCAACTAATGGAGTATTGGCTGAAAAAAGGGATTGGTGGCTTCCGCATGGATGTTATCAACTTTATCTCGAAGGATGAACAGCTACCAGATGGTATAGTGCATCCAAATAAATTATATGGGGATGGAAGCCCTTATTTTATTAATGGACCGAAAATTCACCCTTACCTGCAAGAGATGAATGAAAAAGTATTGAGTAAATATGATGTGGTTACGGTCGGAGAAATGCCTGGAGCGACAACCGATGATGCTCGCATTTATACAAATCCTAATAATAAAGAAGTGAATATGGTTTTCACATTCGAGCATATGGATTTAGACAGTGGAGCATACGAAAAATGGAATGTGCAGCCGTTAAAGTTAATCGATTTAAAAAGAAATTTCGAAAAGTGGCAGCATGCACTTCATAAAGTGGGCTGGAATAGCTTATATTGGAACAACCATGATCAACCACGGGTAGTATCCCGTTTTGGTGATGATGGGGAATACAGAGAACTCTCCGCCAAAATGTTAGCTATCTGTCTACATCTGTTACAGGGAACCCCTTATATTTATCAGGGAGAGGAGCTTGGGATGACAAATGTGGAATTCCAGGTGTTAGAAGATTACCGAGATATTGAGACATTGAATATGTATCAGGAAAAAATTGAGCAAGGAATTTCGCACGAAGACATTATGTCTGGTATTTATGCAAAAGGTCGGGATAATGCAAGAACACCTATGCAATGGACATCAGAGGGTGGCTTTACGACAGGTACTCCGTGGATTCGAATGAACCCCAATACAGATGAGATAAATGTCGAACAAGCTATAAATGATTTATCATCTATTTTTTATACGTATCAAAAGCTAATACAGCTTAGAAAGCAGCATGACATTATTATACACGGTAGCTTCCAGCTATTACTTGCGGATCATCCAAACTTATTTGTTTATAAACGCCAGCTGCCTGATGAAGAATGGCTAGTAGTTACAAATTTCTCCAATCAATCGGAGCAGCTAGAATGGAAAGCCTGTGACGTGCCATCAGAATCAGGTAAACTCATTATTTCAAACTATGACACGGTCCAAAAAAATGAAAAAATAGTAGAAATCCGTCCATATGAAGCCTTTGTGGTCGCTTTTAAAAAGGGGATAGAGAATTGA
- a CDS encoding CotY/CotZ family spore coat protein produces the protein MSKELNSERKSTHCICDALFELKILQDLLQNSQTKFFGSLLAKIVGTDTIPFLLVTQKGDLLSLHSVMEGIETNYFRIESVDLENCSATLSLLRPLDIEGNLTTSPCDVVRLEKTSICKVVDVTCICAIQPLDTEMLKRKIIIEPKW, from the coding sequence GTGAGTAAGGAATTGAACAGTGAAAGAAAAAGTACTCATTGTATTTGTGATGCACTTTTCGAATTAAAAATACTTCAGGATTTACTGCAAAATTCACAAACCAAATTTTTTGGAAGCCTCCTTGCGAAAATAGTAGGAACCGATACCATTCCCTTCCTCCTGGTTACACAAAAGGGAGATCTCTTGAGCTTGCATAGTGTCATGGAGGGCATTGAAACAAATTATTTTCGAATTGAATCTGTGGACTTAGAAAATTGCAGTGCAACCCTTTCATTACTACGTCCATTAGATATTGAAGGTAATCTAACTACCTCTCCTTGTGACGTAGTACGATTAGAGAAAACGTCCATCTGCAAGGTCGTAGATGTAACCTGTATCTGTGCTATACAACCGTTAGACACCGAAATGCTCAAAAGAAAAATTATTATTGAGCCAAAATGGTAA
- a CDS encoding ATP-grasp domain-containing protein yields the protein MKSLVFIGTYKFGTSKEALTIAKEMGYAVILFTDKQSHLDFLEVDQVILIDNLLNEQHVMNEILVLQKIGKQICACVSFIDPYVSYAARLSKLLGLKVVSLKPLSLMENKITLRETLKHLPITPAYWIIHPEDSLQKLKCISHLPLIIKAPVSNGSKDVLMVKTPAKLTNAIQYLRDKYPNSSLLIEEFLEGSQYLVELVIQNDELKFMEVMEQDVIYNGKFIVGAYKYPAILEENLYKTLISHISTIMGEIGFSNGSCHMEMKLVQNEWMLIEINPRMSGGVMNQIIEEGTGINLLKEILNIYLGEEPEFTKTRNQYVNARYLTIQSRGKLLKVKGKERALEHDGVKYVYIKPVAGAVLKKPHSMGDRYACIIAVSESAGQAEEIALCAAKEIKFYLEPF from the coding sequence ATGAAGTCGCTTGTATTTATTGGAACCTATAAATTTGGTACAAGTAAAGAGGCGTTAACGATCGCTAAGGAAATGGGATACGCCGTTATTCTATTCACTGATAAGCAAAGTCATCTTGATTTCTTAGAAGTAGATCAAGTTATTTTAATAGACAACTTATTGAACGAGCAACATGTCATGAATGAAATCTTAGTGCTACAGAAAATAGGTAAACAAATATGTGCATGTGTTAGTTTCATTGATCCGTATGTTTCTTACGCAGCTCGTCTTTCGAAACTACTAGGTTTAAAGGTAGTCTCCTTAAAACCATTAAGCTTAATGGAAAACAAAATAACTCTAAGAGAAACATTAAAGCATCTCCCTATAACTCCTGCATATTGGATAATCCATCCAGAGGACTCCCTTCAAAAATTAAAGTGTATATCCCATCTTCCTTTAATCATAAAAGCACCTGTTTCAAACGGCTCCAAGGATGTGTTAATGGTTAAAACACCAGCCAAGCTGACGAATGCCATCCAATATTTGAGGGATAAATATCCTAATAGTAGCTTACTAATAGAAGAATTTTTAGAAGGATCGCAGTATCTCGTTGAATTGGTCATCCAAAATGATGAACTAAAATTTATGGAGGTAATGGAGCAAGACGTCATCTACAATGGGAAGTTTATTGTCGGTGCTTATAAGTACCCGGCAATATTAGAAGAAAACTTATATAAAACCCTTATTTCTCATATTTCAACCATCATGGGGGAAATAGGATTTTCAAACGGTTCATGTCATATGGAGATGAAGCTAGTTCAAAATGAATGGATGCTAATTGAAATAAACCCGAGAATGTCAGGAGGTGTCATGAACCAAATTATAGAAGAAGGTACAGGCATTAATCTTCTGAAAGAAATATTAAATATTTATTTAGGAGAAGAACCTGAATTCACAAAAACAAGGAACCAATACGTAAATGCAAGATATTTAACTATTCAATCAAGAGGGAAACTACTGAAAGTCAAAGGAAAGGAACGGGCGTTAGAGCATGATGGAGTCAAATACGTTTATATAAAGCCGGTGGCAGGGGCAGTCCTCAAGAAACCTCATTCCATGGGAGACAGATATGCTTGTATCATTGCAGTTTCTGAATCAGCAGGCCAAGCGGAAGAAATTGCTTTATGTGCTGCTAAGGAAATAAAATTTTATCTCGAGCCCTTTTAA
- a CDS encoding ROK family protein, whose protein sequence is MKKVLGVDIGGTKIRMGVVNEQGEVLVDKTIPTVLPLYPYLEEQVLAMKNDVPDIAGIGIGTRGMVDAATGVITFETEMPGWQGTPVKALLEAATGLPVEINNDANCAALAEARLGAAAGYKQVVCLTVGTKLGGGIVLDGKVMNGTNGGGGEVGHLILYPNGIVCGCGRPGCSEEYVSGTAIKRLIQEGNVINAETNELAKPHDVFRLAANGHTGAIAVRERFLSDFAIVISSLQAVLDMDCVVIGGGVSDSAEYWWEELLAKVEPLKLKPVQVTRATFGNEAGMLGAAMLVIDSTK, encoded by the coding sequence TTGAAGAAAGTACTGGGAGTAGACATTGGGGGAACGAAAATACGGATGGGTGTCGTAAACGAACAGGGTGAAGTTCTAGTTGATAAGACGATACCTACTGTATTGCCTCTATATCCATACTTAGAGGAGCAGGTACTTGCTATGAAGAACGATGTTCCAGACATAGCGGGAATAGGCATTGGAACAAGGGGAATGGTAGATGCAGCAACGGGTGTCATCACATTTGAAACAGAAATGCCTGGGTGGCAAGGAACGCCTGTAAAAGCATTGCTTGAAGCGGCAACTGGACTTCCTGTAGAGATAAACAACGATGCCAATTGTGCTGCACTAGCAGAAGCAAGACTTGGTGCAGCAGCAGGATACAAACAAGTCGTTTGCCTAACAGTTGGAACAAAACTTGGTGGGGGCATAGTGCTAGATGGAAAAGTGATGAATGGGACAAATGGTGGCGGTGGCGAGGTTGGTCATTTAATATTGTATCCAAACGGTATAGTATGTGGATGTGGCAGACCCGGCTGTAGTGAAGAGTACGTATCTGGAACGGCTATCAAAAGACTTATCCAAGAGGGAAATGTCATCAATGCAGAAACCAATGAATTGGCGAAGCCCCATGATGTATTCCGTTTAGCTGCAAATGGTCATACTGGAGCAATAGCAGTACGAGAGCGTTTCCTTTCTGACTTCGCGATTGTTATCTCCAGTCTTCAAGCAGTGCTTGATATGGACTGTGTCGTTATAGGAGGCGGGGTATCCGACTCTGCAGAATATTGGTGGGAAGAGCTTCTTGCTAAAGTAGAACCACTTAAGCTAAAACCAGTTCAAGTGACCCGTGCAACTTTTGGCAACGAAGCAGGTATGCTAGGAGCTGCTATGCTTGTAATAGATTCTACAAAGTAA